In the genome of Bacillus thuringiensis, the window CAAGTTTGTTTGACATGTCCTTCACCTCTACAACAAATTATAACAAAGAATGTATTTTCCAAGCGAACGAAAATTCGCTTTATGTAAAAGAAACCTCTAACCGCTAATCGGCAGAGGCTTCTCATTTATCCTAAATAATCCAATTTCTTACCACTACGGTATACTTCATCAATTGTAGCACCGCCTAAGCACTCATCTCCATCATAGAACACAACTGCTTGTCCTGGTGTAATTGCACGAATTGGCTCATCACAAAGAATACGAACTGTATTTTCATCAACGATTTGAACCGTTACTTTATTGTCTTCTTGACGATAACGGAATTTCGCCGTGCACTTAAATTCTGTTTCTTTTGCTTTGTTACTTACCCATCCTACATTCGTAGCAATAACTTCATCACCATATAGAAGTTCGTTATGGAATCCTTGATCAACATATAAAATGTTTTCTTTCAAGTTTTTCCCAACAGCAAACCACGGATCACCGTTACCACCAATTCCAAGGCCATGACGTTGTCCAATTGTATAGTACATTAAACCGTCATGCTTTCCTTTCACTTCACCAGATAATGTTTGCATTACACCTGGTTGTGCTGGTAAGTAGTTACTTAAGAAATCTTTAAAGTTACGCTCACCAATGAAGCAAATACCTGTACTATCTTTCTTCGCCGCTGTCGCTAAGCCAGCTTCTTTCGCCATTTCACGAATTTGCGGTTTCTTTAATTCACCTAACGGGAACATTGTTTTTGATAATTGCTCTTGGCTTAATTGATTTAAGAAGTATGTTTGATCTTTATTGTCATCAACGCCGCGAAGCATTTTATATTCGCCGTCCATATAAGCAACGCGTGCATAATGGCCTGTTGCTACATAATCGGCACCAAGCGCAATTGCATGCTCTAAAAATGCTTTAAATTTAATTTCTTTATTACACATTACATCTGGGTTTGGTGTACGACCAGCTCGGTACTCATCTAAGAAGTAAGTAAATACTTTATCCCAGTATTGTTTTTCAAAGTTTACTGCATAATACGGAATACCAATTTGGTTACACACTTCAATTACATCATTGTAATCTTCTGTTGCTGTGCAGACACCATTCTCATCTGTATCATCCCAGTTTTTCATAAAAATTCCGATTACATCATAACCTTGCTCTTTTAATAAAAGTGCTGCTACAGATGAATCGACGCCACCGGACATTCCGATGACAACGCGTGTTTCTTGAGGTAGTTTGTTCATCATGTCACCTCCCATGCTAATTTTGTGTTAATCGCTTCACGATTTTCACTGTTTCGTACGCCGCTTTTTCAATTTGCTCTTTCGTATTTCCAAGTCCAAAACTAAAGCGTACGGATGAACGTATTTGATCGGAGTCTTTTCCAAACATCGCTACTAATACATGTGATGGATCAATCGAACCAGCTGTACAAGCAGAACCACTTGATACTGCAATGCCAGCTAGGTCTAAGTTCACAAGAAACGGTTCAATGTTCATTCCTGTAAAACTTACATTAAGCACATGCGGTAAGCGATGTTCTAAGTTTCCGTTTACCTCGAAAGTAATGCCTTCATTTTTGAAGACAGATACCATTATATCTTTAAACTCTTCATATTGGGCATTTTTTTGCTCACGAGTTTTTTCAGCTATAAGAATTGCATGCTGAAGCCCAGCAATACTAGGCACATTTTCCGTACCAGCACGGCGTTTTCTTTCTTGCTCTCCGCCTATTAATAACGGCTCAAATTTCACATTTGCACCAGCGTATAAGAACCCTACACCTTTTGGCCCATTAATTTTATGAGCTGAAATTGATAATAAATCAATACCAAACTCTTTCACGTCAATTTCTACTAAACCGTAAGCTTGTACCGCATCTGTATGGAAATAAGCTTGATGCTCTTTTAGCAGCTTTCCTATTTCCACAATTGGTTGCATTGTCCCTACTTCATTATTCCCAAACATAATAGATACAAGAATCGTCTCTTCAGTTAATGCCTTTTGTATGTCAGTAACTTGAATGCGTCCTGTTTCATCGACAGGTAAATATGTCACTTCAAACCCTTCACGCTCTAACAATTCGCACGTATGCAAAATCGCATGATGTTCAATTTGCGTCGTTATAATGTGGTTACCTTTATGACGGTTCGCACGTGCTACACCTATAAGCGCTAAATTATCAGCTTCTGTACCACCGCTCGTAAATATAATTTCATTCGGATTCGCATGAATGCTGCGTGCACACACTCGTCTCGCCTCATCTACTGTGTGACGAGTTTGACGTCCATAAAAGTGAATACTAGACGGGTTCCCGAATATTTCTGTCATATATGGAATCATCTTTTCGACCACTTCTGGGTGAGTCGGAGATGTCGCAGCATGATCTAAGTATATGCGTTCCATTAAATCTCCTTCTTTCCAAATCGTTTCACAAGGAATTAAATGTAAAACATATAGCCCCCGTGATTTTCTTCCTCATAACGTACTAAATCTTCTAACGTTGTACTATCTAACACTTCTTGCACCGCATCACGAACACGCATCCATAACTGGCGCTGTGCTGGCTCTTCTTCTTCTATCATTTCTACAACACTAATTGGTCCCTCTAATACACGGATTACATCCCCAGCTGTAATGTTAGCCGGTTGATCAGATAATACATATCCGCCATATGCCCCGCGCGTACTCTTTACAAGACGAGCGTTACGAAGTGGTGAAATTAATTGCTCTAAGTAATGCTCGGATAAGTCATGCGCCTGCGCAATTGATTTTAATGAAATTGGACCTTCACCAAACTTTTTTGCAAGATCAATCATAATTGTTAAGCCATAGCGGCCTTTTGTTGAAATCTTCATCTATTTTGCACCTCTTTTCAAATTTTCACTTCTATTGGTTATATCTTATTTATAAAAAGAACACAATTTAAAATCCTATGAAATTATAGCATAATATAGTATTATAAGAAATTTCAACTTGTGTATCAAAATGATAACATAAAATCACATTGAAAAACTCGGAAATTATTACAATTGAAAGAAAAATGAAAATATTCATCTTCATTTTTCCCATAAAACAGCATCCTATTTCAAATTCCGTAGAAAAAAATGATACGATAGAACGAGATTATATATTAAGGGAGACGGTCTAAATGAAACAACCACTCGCACATCGAATGCGCCCTACAAATATTCAAGAAATTATTGGGCAACAGCATTTAGTTGGTGAAGGAAAGATTTTATGGCGAATGGTCCAAGCAAATCATTTTCAATCTATGATTTTATACGGTCCTCCAGGTACAGGAAAAACATCCATTGCCAGTGCAATTGCAGGAAGTACCGGTACCCCGTTTCGTCTATTAAACGCTGTTACTCACAATAAAAAAGATATGGAAGTTGTCGTACAAGAAGCAAAGATGCATCGACACCTCGTTTTAATTTTAGATGAAGTTCACCGTCTAGATAAAGCAAAGCAAGACTTTCTATTACCTCACTTAGAAAGCGGACTTCTTACTTTAATTGGTGCAACGACAAGTAATCCATTCCATGCAATAAACTCCGCTATTCGAAGCAGGTGTCAAATTTTCGAATTACACGCACTAACAGAAGATGATATTTTAATTGGGTTAAAAAGAGCTTTAGAAGATAAAGAAAAAGGCCTTGGAGAATATGCTGTAACGGTAACAGATGAAGCACTACATCACTTTGCAAACGCCTCTGGTGGTGATATGCGTTCCGCTTATAACGCGCTTGAACTTGCTGTATTATCTAGCTTTACTACAGACGATCAAGCGGCTGAAATCACACTCGAGATTGCAGAAGAATGCTTACAAAAGAAGAGCTTCGTTCACGACAAAGGCGGCGATGCTCATTATGACGTATTATCAGCATTTCAAAAATCAGTGCGCGGAAGTGATGTAAATGCAGCGCTCCATTATTTAGCACGCCTTATTGAAGCAGGGGATTTACAAAGTATTGGCAGACGCCTTCTTATTATGGCTTATGAAGATATTGGACTTGCTAGCCCGCAAGCTGGACCGCGTACACTAGCTGCAATTGAATCAGCTGAACGAGTTGGATTCCCAGAAGCACGCATCCCACTTGCAAATGCCGTTATAGAGCTATGCTTATCACCAAAATCAAATTCAGCTTATAAAGCACTTGATGCTGCATTACACGATTTACGCAACGGTCAAACAGGTGACATTCCAAGCCATTTAAAAGATAGTCATTACAAAGGCGCAGAATCACTCGGAAGAGGCATTGGATATTTATATCCACACGACCATCCAAACGGCTGGGTAAGGCAACAATACTTACCTGATAAAATAAAAAACAAGCAATATTATAAACCAAAAACGACAGGAAAATTTGAGCAAACACTTTCTACCGTTTATGAAAGATTACAAACTTCGAATAAAACGAAAAATAAAGGGTAACATAAACGAAAACGTCACCATTATGGAGGCTTCGCTTATGAAAACACGTCAAGATGCATGGACAAAAGAAGATGATCTCCTTTTAGCAGAAACTGTTTTGCGACATATTCGCAGCGGAAGCACACAAATAAAAGCGTTTGATGAAGTCGGCGACGCTTTAAATCGCACTTCCGCAGCTTGTGGTTTTAGATGGAATGCTGAAGTAAGACCGAATTACGAAGATGCGGTGCAGCTTGCAAAAAAACAACGTAAAGAATTAAAACGTTCTGAAGCTAATATAGAAAAAGATCGGTTCACAAAAACGAAGCAACTGGTAATTGACGCCGATTTTTCAGAAGATATTACGCCAAGTAAACAAGATCTTACAATGCAAAATGTCATCTCATTTTTACAAAATTTAGAACATAAAAATCCTTCACTTGCAAAGTTGCAAACTGAAAATGATGTATTACAAGCTCAGCTCATTTCTCTGCAAAAAACAAATCATGAACTTGAAACGAAATTAGCAGTACTCACAAAAAAACAACAAGCAATCGAAGAAGATTACGCGATGCTTGTTCGAATTATGGATCGCGCTCGAAAACTTGTTTCGGTTGAAGAACAAGAAGAACAGATTGCTCCCATTTTCAAGACAGATCAAAATGGAAATTTAGATATTATATATTCTGCAGAGAATTAACAAACAAGGATGTCACTTTTTTAACTAAGTGACATCCTTGTTTGTTTTCGGTGAACCATATATATACATGTTGGTAAATGAATTTATATCAACGATTTTTCGAATATATCTATCGTAACTTGCAATATATCAACGGTTTTTCGAATATATCTATCACAACTTGCAATATATCAACGATTTTTCAAATATATCTATCACAACTTGCAATATATCAACGATTCAATAAAGGAGATCGATTTAACGACAAAGATTGACAATAACATTCCTCCCTGTCATACAAGGAAACTCCTAAAATAGATTGGATAATTTTTACTAAAATGTTATTATAAACATATACCTTTAAAGGGAGATGGTTGCTATTTCATTAATAATCTTCAAAATAACTCTTGGCTTTCTCGTCCTGACTTTAGCTCTTTTCACCATTAACAGTCTAAAAAAGACATCCGCCTATAAATCAGATAAATATGATTATTACTTACTAACCTTACTTACATTTGAACTAGTAGTGATGCAAATATCCATATTTCTTTAATACATATAAAAAAGCATATATCCAAAATGGATATATGCTTTTCTTTTATTCTTGCCCTACACGTTTCACTTCTACATTTTTAATACGTTCACGTACAACGTGACTTGCCATAATTAAGCCTGCCACAGATGGTACGAATGCATTTGAAGAAGGGGGTAATTTCGCTTTACGAATTTTTGCATTCTCGTCTGGTACGATTTCTTTACGTACTTCTTCACGAATTACGATTGGGTTTTCGTCAGAGAAGACAACTTTTACACCTTTTTTAATACCCTCTTTACGAAGCTTCGTACGAATTACTTTCGCAATCGGATCTGTATGTGTTTTAGAAATGTCCGCAATACGGAAACGAGTTGGGTCCATTTTATTTGCTGCACCCATACATGAGATAATTTTAATTTTACGACGTAAACATTGTTTAATTAAATGGATTTTGAACGTAATCGTATCAGATGCATCCACTACGAAATCTAAACCGTGTTTAAAGAACTCTTCATATGTTTCATCTGTATAAAACATTTCTAGTCCAATTACTTCACATTCCGGATTAATGTCTGCAATACGCTCTTTCATTAATTCTACTTTTGAACGTCCTACAGTAGATACTAAAGCGTGAATTTGACGGTTTACGTTTGTAATATCTACAACGTCTTTATCAACTAATACGAGACGTCCTACTCCAGAACGCGCTAACGCTTCAGCTGAAAATGACCCTACGCCGCCAATTCCTAAAATACCGACTGTACTATTTTTTAATATTTCAAGTCCTTCTTTACCGAAGGCTAATTCATTACGTGAAAATTGATGTAACATTCAGCTCTACACTCCTATTACAAAAATGGTCTACCATGTATTCTAGCGTTTTTCCGACTATTTGTATAGAAAAAGTTATAGAATTCCTAAAAATACATATTTCGAGAATGAAAACATAGACCAGAATTTTACTTCTTCCTAAATACACGTTTAAAAAAGAGGATTTAAAGAACCGAGCAGATCGAGGCGCTTATGCCAGGAGGAGCGCAGTGTAGCTTTAACTACTCGAGAACCGGACTTTTTAAACTTCCCCTCAAAAAAAGTCTAGATGGTTATAGTATAACCATCTAGACCCTATTCTTACTTCTCTTCTTTCAAGCTTAATTTCAAGTTTAACTCTTCAAGCTGTGCTTCTGCAACTGGGCTTGGAGCTTCTGTTAATAAGCAGCTTGCGCTTGCTGTTTTCGGGAATGCAATTGTATCACGAAGGTTCGTACGGCCTGCAAGTAACATAACAAGACGATCTAAACCTAATGCGATTCCGCCGTGTGGTGGTGTACCGTATTCGAATGCTTCTAATAAGAACCCGAATTGCTCTTGCGCTTCTTCTTGTGAGAATCCAAGTGCTTTGAACATTTTTTCTTGTACGTCACGCTCGTAAATACGAAGTGATCCACCACCAAGCTCATAACCGTTTAATACAAGGTCATATGCTTGTGCACGCGCTTTTTCTGGCGCTGTTTCTAATAGCTCAACGTCTTCACGGAATGGCATTGTGAATGGATGATGAGCTGCGAAGTAACGATCTGCATCTTCATCGTACTCAAGAAGTGGCCAATCAGTTACCCATAGGAAGTTAAATTTACTTTCATCAATTAACTCAAGCTCTTTACCTAGACGTAAACGAAGTGCGCCTAAGCTATCTGCAACAATGCTCTTCTTATCTGCTACGAATAGTAATAAGTCGCCAGCAGTAGCTTCTAATGTACTCATTAACACGTTTGCATCTTCTTCACCAAAGAATTTCGCAATCGGTCCTTTTAAGCCGTCTTCTTCAACTTTAAGCCAAGCTAGACCTTTTGCACCGTATACTTTCACGAATTCAGTTAATGCATCGATGTCTTTACGAGAGTATTTACTTGCAGCACCTTTTGCATTAATTGCTTTTACTTGTCCGCCGCTTTCTACAGCACTTGTAAACACTTTAAAGCCACAACCTGCTGCAAACTCAGATAAGTCTGTTAGTTCCATTTCAAAGCGTGTATCTGGCTTATCAGAACCGTAACGAGCCATTGCATCAGCATATTTCATACGAGGGAATGGTGCACTAACTTCTACACCTTTTGCATCCTTCATAACTTTCGTCATCATACGCTCCATCATTTCTAAAATCTCATCTTGTGTTAAGAATGAAGCTTCAATATCGATTTGCGTGAATTCTGGTTGACGATCTGCACGTAAATCTTCGTCACGGAAACAACGTGCTACTTGATAGTAACGCTCAAATCCGCCGACCATAAGAAGCTGTTTAAATAACTGTGGTGACTGTGGTAATGCATAGAATTCACCATCATGTACACGACTTGGTACTAAATAGTCACGAGCTCCTTCTGGTGTGCTCTTCGTTAAAATTGGTGTTTCAACTTCTAAAAACTCTTCTGTATCTAAGAAGTTACGAATTGTTTTTGTTACGTCATGACGCATTTTGAATGTGTTGAACATTACAGGTCGACGTAAGTCTAAATAACGATATTTTAAACGCACATCTTCTGATGCATCTGTATCATCAGCAATAATAATTGGCGTTGTTTTCGCTGCGTTTAATACATTTACTTTCGTTGCTTGTACTTCAATACGACCAGTTGCCATATTGTCATTAATTGCGCCTTCACCACGTTCAACAACTGTACCTTCTATGTGTAATACGTATTCGCTACGAATTGTTTCTGCTACTTCTAACGCTTCTTTTGATGTTTCTGGGTTAAATACAACTTGTACGATACCTGTACGGTCACGTAAATCGATAAAGATTAATCCACCTAAGTCACGGCGTTTTTGTACCCAACCTTTTAATTGAACTGTTTGTCCAACAGCTTCTACTGTTACTTTTCCACATGCATGTGTTCTTTCAGCCACTGTAAGTTCCCCCTATATTAATTTCTCTGCTACGTATGAAGCAAATACATCTAACGCTACTTCTTCTTGTTCACCTGTTGCCATATCTTTTAAGTTAATGATGCCTTTATCTAGCTCATCTTCTCCTAATACAGCTACAAATTTCGCCTTTAGACGATCTGCTGATTTAAATTGTGCTTTCATTTTGCGATCTAAATAATCTTTTTCAACTGATAACCCAGCTTTACGAAGATCGAACGCAACTTTTGCAGCATGGTCTTTCGCTTTTTCACCAAGCGCTACAACGTAACAATCAATGCTATGTTCAAGTGGTAATTCAATGTTTTCAGCTTTTAGCGCCATAATTAAACGTTCAATACTCATTGCAAAACCGATACCTGGCATTTCTGGTCCACCGATTTCTTGTACAAGTCCGTTATAACGGCCACCACCGCTTAATGTAGTGATCGCACCGAAACCTTCTGCCTCACTCATAATTTCAAAAACAGTGTGTTGGTAGTAGTCTAAACCACGCACTAAGTTCGGATCTTTTTCAAATGGAACATCCATCATCGTTAATAGTTCTTGAACTTTGTCGTAGTATACTGCTGAATCTTCGTTTAAGTATTCTGTAATAGATGGTGCTGTTGCCATTAATTCATGGTTACGGTCCTTCTTACAGTCTAAAATTCGAAGTGGGTTCTTTTCTAAGCGAGATTGACAGTCAGAACAGAATTCGCCGATACGTGGCTCAAAGTGTGCGATTAATGCATCACGGTGTGCTTGACGGCTCGCTGCGTCACCTAAACTGTTTAATACAACTTTAATATTTTTCAAGCCCATGCCGCGGTAAAATTCAACAGCAAGTGCAATTACTTCTGCATCAATTGCAGGGTCATTACTGCCGATTGCTTCGATACCGAATTGTACGAATTGACGATAGCGACCTGCTTGTGGTCTTTCATAACGGAACATTTGACCGATATAGTATAATTTCGTTGGTTGTGTTGCATCACCAAACATTTTATTTTCAACGTAAGAACGTACAACAGGTGCAGTACCTTCTGGACGTAATGTTAAACTGCGCTCTCCACGATCTTGGAATGAGTACATTTCTTTTTGTACGATATCTGTCGTATCACCAACACCGCGTAAAAATAGCTCAGTGTGCTCAAAAATTGGTGTACGAATTTCTTTATAATTGTAACGACGGCAAATTTCGCGTGCTTGCCCTTCGATATACTGCCATAACTCAACAGTGCCTGGAAGAATATCTTGCGTTCCGCGTGGGATTTGAATAGACATATTCAGTTCCTCCTCAAATTGTTTTAATCTTAATAAAAATAAAAAAACTCCCGCCTCTACTGTTTAAACAGTAGGGACGAGAGTATTATACCCGTGGTGCCACCCTAATTGAAGCACGTATGCTTCCACTTTTTTAATAACGCTTAAATATGCGTTCATCCCTACTAAGCATATATGCCGTTCAAGTTGAAACCTCTAGAGTGTCATTCAATCAGTCATCATGCAGAAATGTTTTCAGCCTAAGACATTCCTTCTCTTTCCATGTGTGTCTCATTTACTCTTCTCTATCAACGGTTATATTCATATGTAAATATAAAATTACTATACGTTTGTTAAGTAGGATTGTCAAGTGCTCTAAGAACGTTCAATCTGCTTCTTTAAACGCTTTACATCTTGAAGAGAAATCCCAAACTCGGAAGCAAGCTCCATTGAAGTATTGTTTTGCTCTTTTGAAATAAAATCATGAAAATTCACGTTAAATAGTTGATTTGCACCATTTGTAACAGAATGCCCTTTTTCATTCATACGCATACGTATATCCCTCACATTCAATATGGATGTTTTACTTTTTATTGTTCCATATTGATGAGAGAGTTATACATAAATGCAGAAGCTATTGATTCCAAAGAAAGTGAACCTTTAATCCGTGGGAGGCCACTGTCTACAAATAGCGGGATAAATGAACAAAACATACAACAATGTGTCAACTCCCCCACTGGGTTAAAACGTTTCAGTGAGGGCTTGAGTTAGAAATCTAGGTCTTTTCAGACAGTTTGACGCTCTAGAATTCATGCCACCTTACGGTAACACCCCAAGTATGTTTTTGGTTGGTACTGGCAATGAACTATCGTTTTCCCACTTGCACCACCCTTTTGAAAAAGAGCAGTTCTTCCTTATGGAAGAAGCCACCACTCAGATGAATCCGGCGTGTGCTACAAGCCCCGACAAGTCGAGTACACATGGATGGTTGACGCACCCACTAAGCTATGCGCGAAGCAACAGCCTTACGTTTTTGCACTTCTAATAGAATCGGCGTTTTCACTTTGAGATTGTCATCCAATTCTACAACCTTTGATTTTTGCAATGTATTCAATGCACCATTAATATCAGCATGGATACACGTTCCTGCTTTACTTTGGTACAGACCACGAGTGATTCGTTTGCCACTAAAGAGATAATGCGTCCTATCTTCCTTAGACCAAACAGGAACCGGATCCTTATTAAGAAAACTAGCTTTTGAAGTATAGCTTTCTTCTTGTTTTAAAAATCGTATACCTTCTTTTATACATTTATTCTCAATCGCTGCAATCAATTTATGAAATGGGATTTGCACAAATGTTTGATTATTCTTTTTTCCCATATCAGATTTTTGTTTCCAACCAGCGTTATACCCTACGACAACCGTATCTATGTTACATGCTTTCACTTTTTTAAACAACAGGCCTACAGTTTGTGAAATGTAACCATTTATTTGTCGTTCTCGTTTATGCCAAAGTGCAGCCATTCTATTCGTTACAACACGTTTTGAAAGTCCATTTTCTATATTTTTCAGTTGCAGATTACGCATCATTTTGTTGAAGTATTGGTTAATGGATTTTAGTTTTTTTCCATCAATTAAAAATGCATCACCTGTATTGGTTGCGCAACTTACTAATCTGTCTACACCTAAATCGCAACTCAAAGCGCTACTAGTAGTCGTGGATGGTTTCTTCATTTGAGAAACGTGCATTTCATATGTGTAATGCACCTCAAAGAACCGACCTTTTTGCTTCGGTACAATTTCAATGTAGGAGATTTTTTTATTTCTTAAGTTTTTAGGCATACGTATTTTAATGGAACCGAATTTTTTTCTGAATGCAACATTCATCGGAATCATCCAATACCCGTTATTATCCACTTTTGGAACTTGATAGATCTCAATAATTCGTTTGTCAGTTGAACGAGAATAATTCGGAAACTTAGGACGACCTGCGAAGGTTTCTTGTTTTCTCTTCCACTGTTCCAATGCTTTAAAAAAGCTTTTTACTTCTGCATATAAGGCTCTACGAATGGCCTGAACAGAGTTTGATTGAATGCCCGAGTAATTCATATCAGCTTGCATGGCAGTATCCACTTCTTTTACAGTAGCCATTTTATTATGGTTCAAATAACTTTGTTTCATTGTGTACAATCCAACATTTCGCAATGCTTTTGAACTATGTGACATGCGTTGCAGTAAGCGGAATTCTTTAGCTGTGAGGCAAGCCCGTCCGATATTCTGTTTTTGCGTGAATCGTTGCATGGTTTCTCTTTTCTTTTGTTTTCGTAATACTTTCACTGCTTTCTTTCTAGCCATTGTTTTCACCACCTTTCTTAGAGAGTTCATTAAAATTATTCATTACTTTTGACAAATCAATATTTGGAATGAAACGGAACAAAATATGAACATGTTCTTCATCGAAATTTCTTTTAGCTCAAGTAATCGAATAATGATTATTATCCAATTTCGTTGTCTTACGATATATTCCCTCCTTATCTACAACAGATTATATCGTAAGACAAAAAGAAACAAACATTCGCCATCAAAAAATTGTTATGAACGAAACAAAAAGGGTTCAACCTACCTTCTCACGGCAATTCATCTTCACCTGAATTGTTAGGCTTCACCCGTAACACAAATCAGATGAAGATGAATTGCCGAAATGTATAAAAAAGAGAGGATTATATAATCCTCTCTTTTTTTATCAACACTATTTACTTTCTACAATTAAGGTCACCGGACCATCATTGATTAAAGAAACGTCCATCATTGCTCCGAACTTCCCTGTTTCCACATGCAATCCTTGTTTGCGAACTTCTTCATTAAAGAAATCGTATAAATGCTCTGCATAGTCAGGTTTCGCAGCATCCATAAAGTTTGGACGTCTTCCCTTGCGACAATCTCCGTATAATGTAAATTGCGAAATAGATAGAACTTGTCCTTCTACATCAAGTACAGAATGATTCATCTTTCCGCTCTCATCTTCAAAAATACGTAAGTTCGCAATTTTTTCTGCAATGTAAGTTGCATCTTTTTCTGTATCTTCGTGCGTAATGCCAACTAGCAATGTTAGACCGAACGGAATTTGCCCTACAATCTCACCATTTACTGTGACAGACGCTTCCTTTGATCGTTGTAAAACAACTCTCATCTTTCTACACTCCCTATTAATGCATCATGCGTCGTACTGCATAAATTTCTGGAACGCGTTTAATGCGTTCTACTACTTTTTTCAAGTGTTGTAAGTTACGAATCGAGATTGACATATTAATTGTTGCCATCTTATTACGGTCACTTCTACCAGAAACAGCTGAAATGTACGTTTTCGTCTCTGTAACAGCTTGCAGTACTTCATTTAATAAACCACGGCGATCGTAACCTGAAATTTCAATATCAACGTTATACTCAATTTCTTTTTCAGGGCTACCTTCCCACTCTACTTCTAATAATCGTTCTACAGCTTCTTCTGTATGAACATTTACACAATCACGGCGGTGAATCGATACACCTCGGCCTTTCGTAATATACCCAACGATATCATCGCCCGGAACTGGGTTACAGCATTTCGATAAACGAATTAATAAATTATCAGCACCGCTTACCTTTACACCAGAATCCCATTTTCGAATTTTCATCGGTTTACGAACTTCTTTAACTTCAACAATTTCTTCTTCTTCGCGTTGTTTGCGGAACTTGTCCGTTAGTCGCGTAACAATTTGCGAAGCTGTAATTCCGCTATACCCAACTGCTGCAAACATATCTTCTTCATTTGCAAAGTTAAATTTCTCAGCGACGCGTT includes:
- the aspS gene encoding aspartate--tRNA ligase; the encoded protein is MAERTHACGKVTVEAVGQTVQLKGWVQKRRDLGGLIFIDLRDRTGIVQVVFNPETSKEALEVAETIRSEYVLHIEGTVVERGEGAINDNMATGRIEVQATKVNVLNAAKTTPIIIADDTDASEDVRLKYRYLDLRRPVMFNTFKMRHDVTKTIRNFLDTEEFLEVETPILTKSTPEGARDYLVPSRVHDGEFYALPQSPQLFKQLLMVGGFERYYQVARCFRDEDLRADRQPEFTQIDIEASFLTQDEILEMMERMMTKVMKDAKGVEVSAPFPRMKYADAMARYGSDKPDTRFEMELTDLSEFAAGCGFKVFTSAVESGGQVKAINAKGAASKYSRKDIDALTEFVKVYGAKGLAWLKVEEDGLKGPIAKFFGEEDANVLMSTLEATAGDLLLFVADKKSIVADSLGALRLRLGKELELIDESKFNFLWVTDWPLLEYDEDADRYFAAHHPFTMPFREDVELLETAPEKARAQAYDLVLNGYELGGGSLRIYERDVQEKMFKALGFSQEEAQEQFGFLLEAFEYGTPPHGGIALGLDRLVMLLAGRTNLRDTIAFPKTASASCLLTEAPSPVAEAQLEELNLKLSLKEEK
- the hisS gene encoding histidine--tRNA ligase, with the protein product MSIQIPRGTQDILPGTVELWQYIEGQAREICRRYNYKEIRTPIFEHTELFLRGVGDTTDIVQKEMYSFQDRGERSLTLRPEGTAPVVRSYVENKMFGDATQPTKLYYIGQMFRYERPQAGRYRQFVQFGIEAIGSNDPAIDAEVIALAVEFYRGMGLKNIKVVLNSLGDAASRQAHRDALIAHFEPRIGEFCSDCQSRLEKNPLRILDCKKDRNHELMATAPSITEYLNEDSAVYYDKVQELLTMMDVPFEKDPNLVRGLDYYQHTVFEIMSEAEGFGAITTLSGGGRYNGLVQEIGGPEMPGIGFAMSIERLIMALKAENIELPLEHSIDCYVVALGEKAKDHAAKVAFDLRKAGLSVEKDYLDRKMKAQFKSADRLKAKFVAVLGEDELDKGIINLKDMATGEQEEVALDVFASYVAEKLI
- a CDS encoding RNA-guided endonuclease TnpB family protein; amino-acid sequence: MARKKAVKVLRKQKKRETMQRFTQKQNIGRACLTAKEFRLLQRMSHSSKALRNVGLYTMKQSYLNHNKMATVKEVDTAMQADMNYSGIQSNSVQAIRRALYAEVKSFFKALEQWKRKQETFAGRPKFPNYSRSTDKRIIEIYQVPKVDNNGYWMIPMNVAFRKKFGSIKIRMPKNLRNKKISYIEIVPKQKGRFFEVHYTYEMHVSQMKKPSTTTSSALSCDLGVDRLVSCATNTGDAFLIDGKKLKSINQYFNKMMRNLQLKNIENGLSKRVVTNRMAALWHKRERQINGYISQTVGLLFKKVKACNIDTVVVGYNAGWKQKSDMGKKNNQTFVQIPFHKLIAAIENKCIKEGIRFLKQEESYTSKASFLNKDPVPVWSKEDRTHYLFSGKRITRGLYQSKAGTCIHADINGALNTLQKSKVVELDDNLKVKTPILLEVQKRKAVASRIA
- a CDS encoding D-tyrosyl-tRNA(Tyr) deacylase, translating into MRVVLQRSKEASVTVNGEIVGQIPFGLTLLVGITHEDTEKDATYIAEKIANLRIFEDESGKMNHSVLDVEGQVLSISQFTLYGDCRKGRRPNFMDAAKPDYAEHLYDFFNEEVRKQGLHVETGKFGAMMDVSLINDGPVTLIVESK